A single region of the Pontibacter kalidii genome encodes:
- a CDS encoding saccharopine dehydrogenase C-terminal domain-containing protein, with the protein MKKILLLGAGRSASSLIKYLFDNATAENWHITIGDISITHLQPLVEPIAFAETITFNVHDAKQRAAEVGKADLVISLLPAIFHIEVARECLKQEKHLITASYVSPDFLALHAEAQQKNLTILMESGLDPGIDHMSAMRVIRSIKAAGGKLTSFKSYTGGLVAPESDNNPWNYKFTWNPRNVVLAGQGTAKYIKEGQYKYIPYHKLFKRTDEFYVEGYGHFEGYANRDSLSYREPYGLLDIPTMLRGTLRRKGYCEAWDVFVQLGLTDDSYTLDGSERMTYRTFVESFLPPAASPEKRMAERVSLYLGIPVGGEVLQKLEWLGLFEETPVGLEAATPAQILEKILKEKLSLAPGDKDMIVMQHQFGYELNGEQREITSTLVALGEDEVQTAMAKTVGLPVGILAKLLLQGRITHRGVVIPIYPELYEPVLAELEEYGIRFVETERVVERG; encoded by the coding sequence ATGAAAAAGATCCTGCTATTGGGCGCCGGCCGCTCGGCTTCATCGCTGATAAAATATTTATTTGATAACGCCACTGCCGAGAACTGGCACATCACCATCGGCGATATAAGTATAACGCACCTGCAGCCGCTCGTAGAGCCAATAGCTTTTGCCGAAACCATCACCTTTAACGTGCACGATGCCAAGCAACGGGCTGCGGAGGTAGGCAAGGCCGACCTGGTGATTTCGCTGCTGCCGGCCATCTTTCATATTGAGGTGGCACGGGAATGCCTTAAGCAGGAGAAGCACCTGATCACAGCCAGTTACGTGTCGCCGGACTTTCTGGCGCTGCACGCCGAGGCCCAGCAAAAGAACCTGACGATCCTGATGGAATCCGGCCTGGACCCGGGCATCGACCACATGTCGGCCATGCGCGTGATCCGAAGTATAAAAGCGGCGGGTGGCAAGCTTACCTCTTTTAAATCCTACACAGGCGGGCTGGTAGCCCCTGAATCGGATAACAACCCGTGGAACTACAAGTTTACCTGGAACCCGCGCAACGTGGTGTTGGCGGGGCAGGGCACGGCCAAGTACATCAAAGAAGGGCAGTACAAGTATATCCCGTACCACAAGCTGTTTAAGCGCACCGATGAATTCTACGTGGAGGGCTACGGCCATTTTGAGGGCTATGCCAACCGCGACTCCCTGAGTTACCGCGAACCCTACGGCCTGCTCGACATCCCGACCATGCTGCGGGGCACCCTGCGCCGCAAAGGCTACTGCGAAGCCTGGGACGTATTCGTGCAGCTCGGCCTGACCGACGACAGCTACACGTTAGACGGCTCGGAGCGTATGACCTACCGCACCTTTGTGGAATCCTTTTTGCCACCTGCCGCCTCACCGGAGAAACGTATGGCCGAACGGGTAAGTTTATACTTGGGTATACCTGTGGGAGGCGAGGTGCTGCAGAAACTGGAGTGGCTGGGCCTGTTTGAGGAAACGCCTGTCGGGCTGGAAGCTGCCACGCCGGCGCAAATTCTGGAGAAGATCCTGAAGGAGAAGCTCAGCCTCGCGCCCGGCGACAAGGACATGATCGTGATGCAGCACCAGTTTGGGTATGAACTGAATGGGGAGCAACGCGAGATAACTTCCACCTTGGTAGCTCTTGGAGAAGATGAAGTGCAGACGGCCATGGCAAAAACCGTGGGGCTGCCGGTAGGTATACTAGCCAAGCTGCTGCTGCAGGGCAGGATCACCCATCGCGGCGTGGTGATCCCGATCTACCCGGAGTTGTACGAGCCGGTGCTGGCAGAGCTGGAGGAGTATGGAATCCGCTTTGTGGAGACGGAAAGGGTGGTGGAGCGGGGGTAG
- a CDS encoding VOC family protein, translating to MDITKIKETCLYVQDLAASKDFYHNKLGFKVIGEVAGRHVFFRAGASVLLCFNPEASKVSKSLPPHFGSGQLHLAFEVEKEQYEVWKQQVQDLGIAIEQEYDWGGGFLSFYFRDPDEHLLEVVMEGMWERGG from the coding sequence ATGGATATTACAAAGATAAAAGAGACCTGCCTGTACGTGCAGGACCTGGCGGCGAGCAAAGACTTCTACCATAACAAGCTCGGCTTTAAGGTGATCGGTGAGGTGGCGGGCAGGCACGTGTTCTTCCGGGCGGGGGCGTCGGTGCTGCTGTGTTTTAACCCCGAGGCCTCTAAAGTAAGTAAAAGCCTGCCGCCGCACTTTGGCTCGGGGCAGCTGCACCTGGCCTTTGAGGTGGAGAAGGAACAGTATGAAGTATGGAAACAGCAGGTGCAGGACCTCGGCATTGCCATAGAGCAGGAGTATGACTGGGGCGGCGGCTTCCTGTCGTTCTATTTCCGCGACCCCGACGAGCACCTGCTGGAGGTAGTAATGGAGGGCATGTGGGAGCGGGGAGGATGA
- a CDS encoding nuclear transport factor 2 family protein yields MDNQARQRQIIEDYIKAYNTFDVAGMVKDMHPDVVFENISDGMTILKIQGISGFRTQAEQATEFFQEREQRVKSISFQDGVAEVAIAYEGTVAVDLPNGMQAGEKVSMEGKSIFHFSGDKIIKLQDIS; encoded by the coding sequence ATGGATAACCAAGCGCGCCAGCGGCAAATCATAGAAGACTACATCAAGGCCTATAACACCTTCGATGTGGCCGGAATGGTGAAAGACATGCACCCAGATGTGGTATTCGAGAACATCTCGGACGGGATGACCATCCTCAAGATCCAAGGTATTTCCGGTTTCAGGACACAGGCTGAGCAGGCCACGGAGTTTTTTCAGGAGCGGGAGCAACGGGTAAAAAGCATCAGCTTTCAGGACGGCGTAGCCGAAGTGGCCATTGCTTACGAGGGTACGGTGGCTGTGGACCTGCCCAACGGCATGCAGGCGGGAGAGAAGGTAAGTATGGAAGGGAAGTCCATCTTCCACTTCTCCGGCGATAAGATCATCAAACTGCAGGATATCAGTTGA
- a CDS encoding alpha/beta hydrolase produces the protein MNEHSLTVPRTARYYSLGTPSESITDLWIVCHGYGQLARFFLRHFSVLDNGQTLVVAPEALSRFYLERFSGRVGATWMTKEDRLSEIEDQASYLNLLLQEQLRQLPENVRITVLGFSQGGATVSRWLATQNVPVHRLILWAASFPEDIDFATGKAAFSNLPVAIVYGTEDEFITPEALQRKQRLMQELGIHPKVYTFEGGHTLHPETLARVDRELEQAGFRR, from the coding sequence ATGAACGAACACAGCCTTACCGTACCGCGCACGGCCCGCTATTATTCCCTAGGTACGCCCTCCGAAAGTATAACAGACCTTTGGATCGTGTGCCACGGCTACGGCCAGCTGGCCCGCTTCTTTCTGCGGCACTTCAGTGTGCTGGACAACGGGCAGACGCTGGTGGTGGCACCGGAGGCGCTGTCGCGGTTTTACCTGGAGCGGTTCTCCGGCCGTGTGGGCGCCACTTGGATGACGAAGGAAGACCGGCTCTCTGAGATAGAGGACCAAGCCAGCTATCTGAACCTGCTGCTGCAGGAGCAACTGCGCCAGCTGCCTGAAAACGTGCGTATCACGGTGCTGGGCTTTTCGCAGGGCGGCGCCACGGTTAGCCGCTGGCTGGCCACGCAAAACGTGCCTGTGCACCGGCTTATACTTTGGGCTGCCTCCTTCCCCGAAGACATCGACTTTGCCACCGGGAAAGCCGCTTTCTCGAACTTGCCCGTCGCCATAGTTTACGGTACCGAAGACGAGTTCATCACTCCTGAAGCGCTACAGCGCAAGCAGCGACTGATGCAGGAGCTGGGAATCCACCCAAAGGTTTATACGTTCGAAGGCGGCCATACTTTGCATCCGGAGACGCTGGCGCGGGTGGACAGGGAGTTGGAACAGGCTGGCTTTAGAAGGTGA
- the cdd gene encoding cytidine deaminase, with protein MASKLEVQISVDVLEAQELTPQEQQAMDLAREAANDAYAPYSNFLVGAALLLEDGSLFKGSNQENAAYPSGLCAERTALFALSAHYPKSRIKLLAVTARRRHEQEFMPAMPCGACRQVMAEYEFRQQEPIPVLLQASDGKYYRFKSVGDLLPFQFTPESL; from the coding sequence ATGGCAAGTAAGCTGGAAGTACAAATAAGCGTGGATGTGCTGGAGGCGCAGGAGCTGACGCCACAGGAGCAGCAGGCCATGGACTTGGCCCGGGAGGCTGCCAACGATGCCTATGCCCCTTACTCCAACTTTCTGGTGGGGGCTGCGCTTCTGTTAGAAGATGGCTCCTTGTTTAAGGGCAGCAACCAGGAAAACGCCGCTTACCCCTCAGGCCTGTGCGCTGAGCGCACCGCCTTGTTTGCCCTGAGTGCACATTACCCCAAATCCAGGATAAAGCTGTTGGCCGTAACAGCACGCCGCCGCCACGAGCAGGAATTTATGCCCGCCATGCCCTGCGGCGCATGCCGCCAGGTAATGGCCGAGTATGAGTTCCGGCAACAAGAGCCGATACCGGTGCTGTTGCAGGCGTCAGACGGTAAGTACTACCGCTTTAAATCAGTTGGCGACCTGCTGCCTTTCCAGTTCACGCCGGAAAGCCTGTAG
- a CDS encoding sensor histidine kinase gives MIDSHDTLLKDLEAVRQIPVVPTMLNVICETTGMGFAAVARVTHDRWLACSVRDDVQFGLEAGGELEIETTLCNEIRDHRKPIVIDCVAEDPLYKDHHTPRIYGLQSYISIPIILKNGAFFGTLCAIDTKPAKVNNAKVIGMFTMFAELLAFHLQSLELLERSHTVTSELHHENKALTQENFDLESFVYSASHDLKSPLSNIEGLLDELSGAIAREHLDKEDVRQLITVMRHSFKRFAVTIRDLTTIVEVDKNSDNADAEDINLQEVVEHVKYDLVSLIASSGAKIEVEVEEGLVLSFSKKNFRSIIYNLLSNAIKYRSPERIPVVLLRMAQVDGKVQLSVSDNGMGIPVEKQNKVFTMFKRFHDHVEGSGLGLYIVKRILDNSRKQIRFHSALGEGTTFTITF, from the coding sequence ATGATTGACAGCCACGATACATTACTGAAAGACCTGGAGGCGGTAAGGCAAATCCCCGTTGTGCCTACCATGCTCAACGTAATTTGTGAGACCACAGGCATGGGGTTTGCTGCCGTGGCGCGGGTAACCCACGACAGGTGGCTGGCCTGCAGCGTAAGGGACGACGTACAGTTTGGGTTGGAGGCCGGAGGAGAGCTAGAGATCGAGACCACCCTCTGCAACGAAATCAGAGATCACCGCAAGCCCATCGTTATTGATTGTGTTGCAGAAGACCCGCTGTACAAAGATCACCATACACCCAGGATATATGGGTTGCAAAGCTACATCTCTATTCCCATCATACTTAAAAACGGAGCTTTCTTCGGGACACTGTGCGCGATAGATACCAAGCCGGCTAAAGTGAACAACGCTAAGGTGATCGGCATGTTTACCATGTTTGCCGAGCTGCTGGCCTTTCACCTGCAAAGCCTGGAGTTACTGGAGCGCAGCCATACGGTAACTTCCGAGCTACACCACGAAAACAAGGCTTTAACGCAGGAGAACTTCGACCTGGAGAGTTTTGTCTACTCCGCTTCCCACGATCTGAAATCTCCCCTATCCAATATAGAAGGCCTGCTTGATGAATTATCTGGGGCCATCGCCAGAGAGCATCTGGACAAAGAAGATGTTCGGCAGCTCATAACTGTGATGCGGCATTCTTTTAAGCGCTTTGCCGTGACGATAAGGGATCTTACAACGATAGTGGAGGTGGATAAGAACAGCGACAATGCGGATGCTGAAGATATAAACCTGCAGGAGGTAGTGGAGCATGTAAAGTATGACCTCGTTAGTTTGATCGCATCGTCCGGTGCTAAAATAGAGGTGGAGGTTGAGGAGGGGCTTGTGCTTAGCTTCTCTAAAAAGAACTTCCGAAGCATCATTTACAACCTCTTGAGCAATGCTATTAAGTACAGATCACCCGAGAGAATACCGGTAGTGCTGTTGAGGATGGCCCAGGTGGATGGAAAGGTGCAATTGTCGGTTTCGGATAACGGCATGGGCATTCCGGTTGAAAAGCAGAACAAGGTCTTCACCATGTTCAAACGCTTTCATGACCACGTGGAAGGAAGCGGCCTCGGCTTGTACATCGTAAAAAGGATTCTCGACAACAGTAGAAAGCAGATCCGGTTTCATAGCGCCTTAGGGGAAGGTACTACCTTTACGATCACCTTCTAA